TTTCGAagattgtaaaaaatgttagcACAAGTGCATTGGGCCCAATGTGATTTTGAGGAGGATgtcatagattttgaagaataatttaagaattttaaaatgatgaacaaagtcttactattttttgctcatagcagTGTATATATCACCTTGATTTCCCTCCATAACGAAGGAATATAGTTTACTTGTAGCCTCTGTTGAGAATGGGTACCAACCAGGCTGTTATGTAGTTTTGGGACTGTTCTAATTGAGCCGAGAATAAACCGTCTGGTCCCGGCGATTTGAAGGACTTGAAAGATCTTACGCCCAGTATATAATGATTTGTGACACTATTTCTACACGAATGAAACATATGCCTCCTCCTCGGTCTTGTCTGAAGTGGGTATCCATTACTAGGCCTGAAGACTACCCATACAGCTGTGGTCTGGCTTTTGAAGGTATGCGATGCTATGCACCGATTGTTCTCTTTCAAAGAACTCTTTTTTCCCTACCTAACCTCTTTTTTGGGAGATTACCATGGGGGTCTAATTATTTCCCTGCTACGCGCTTCTTGTCAAACCATCTTTAATACTTGCCGGCAAGATTCAGTGAATAGTTTAACGAGAAAGTTTAGATCCTCTTTGCTCTTGGGTTGAAATGACAGATTCCAGAAATACGTAGATATACGAGTATTAGTAGCGGTAAGCTGAGACCGCTGCAACCAAGCTAAGTGGtagcagaaattgaaaattatctgGAAGTTAAATAATACACCCTAGTTGCATTCTTAGACAGAGAAGGCGCTTTGAATAACTTCCAGCCAGTGGCCATACTGGGCATGCTTAAAGACCTGAACATTTCTGCTCATCTCAGAAAATTAATTGAACATATGCTCACGGGCAGATGGGAGGACAAGGAGGGCTGTTATCTTCACTTTTCTAgatattaatgaataaattcctgttagatctaaaaaaataatgggaTACATGGTATGGCCTACGCTGACGATTTGGCGGTTTCGCTAGAAGTACATTCCCGAAAATGTGCGCTAACCTTAAGTAAACAATAGACAGAGCTAGGAAACTCCAGGTTAACAAAAAAGACCAGCTACTTATTGTGCTTAACACATAGAGAGCGACAGACTACAAGCGACgtctttcaaatattaaaatacacacgttcttaaggACGCAGTCCAGTGATGAACTCGGGAAATCCGTTACAATATCTAAAAAGGCGTACGCATCTATAATtcgtatgaaaatattatttgtgcATATCAATAGGCTTTTTCTCGATTTCCTCATTGCATGGTGTATTTCTCTTTTCGAAGTGCATTGTTATTACACGCGTCAACttttgttgctaattctcgggcgattctcttttgctgtcgcccattataCTATGTTcaaaccgaaaatttcaaagattagattacatttaagcatttcataacctaacagtgttctcactgccattagaaagattgaaaaacagctgttattgtcattcaagaactcacatcgcttaatatttatcaaaagaaaacattgtcctatagtattttgaaataaaagccgtcttttttttaatattccatataatggaaataatggatgcattttttcatttgcttggtcgattttcaggtgaaattagattcattgctttaaaaaaatttgtttgtttacattttttccctttgtagtgtctaaatcagctgtgataatgtaacagttttccagtgctgacaagtagattgcgcagaatcagagtcgcacgaacagatttagcgtggatcagttccaaatcacttcattgaaatgatttgaaactgtcatttttgtatggcgaaatcttgataaatttttaagattagtgggataatccattcaacagctgaaatcgtgtgattaagtgtcggtctgaacatagtattacatTCACACGCGCAATTTGAAGTGCTGAATACAATGCTGGCGACAGACGAcgaacgacatctgtcaaatattaaaatacacacgttcttatggacacagttattttgacagctgcacgactacacgactgcaggccggcgggtgtcgttctcgctaacttcaatattctcCTATATTTGACAACGATAGTAGGAcaacagtagagttgacagtagaatggaagaagagtggtgatgctactaatatgtaaaatgtaaaattattcacagctcttacaaacttgacgttattttacaaataaaagcataaaatagctctattatagctctattttaccatttgtaataacaattgataatttaaaacaaataaatttaccaattacttattttttgcatacaaaatttcgctttgaacaaatatattaaaatttcattgaagtgcaaggtattagtatggtcacaacgaaattgtgtacatgcaaaatggaaagctatgttgtcttgtgtacatgcgttcatgtagtaggatgcacaacgccgttttcagttcactgtcgtggtGCCATGTCGTGTCGCGAGCATTGTATTTAGCATATGAGTTGCggaactctgttcgagtttttttctcattctccttcactttactttaacccgtTGTCGTTTCTTTTCCTTataggtatttgggccactctatcacatatatttatCAGTTCTGTCAATTCAGAAATACATTAGGggtgctcttgcaagattgcagactcttaaatactataccgaaatatacaagggcacgagagcacccattgcagaatctagtgatatatgagcgactgattcggtcaatttatcgTGAATGACTGTTATGCATGGCTTTTGTGAATGGGCGCAACTTCTAcattcatttttaacaaaaaaactgtaacaaatctttataatttaaataaaaattataaaatctatttaaaacttaccgtcctcaacaatttaacgacgtaatatgcctttatgtaaaatgacagctaaaacagggttgcaattatatttacgcgtgacattgcacgcaaatatacatgggttttggtctgacatatttatactgccattgcaaataattttctgcgtgtgtttgttatgccggtgcaccaagaggaaatatatgcaattcttgcaccatGCAAGGGTTTTacaagagcaagcgaatacccctattttatttataattcaaaattaaaacaaagattatataacAGACCTTCACATATATCACTCTTTTCACcgtcgtctgaatcaatttgtatggcttcctccatacatttcacaatatctttaattaattcgattttttcgtcatactccattttctaaaatatttatattatattatgtatatttgtatacatatttgcaaattacttaccaaaagatgaaattaaattttttaaatatattcaaaatattaatttcaaaacaatatacgcaaatgcaactatgtattacgaaagaaagaacacgaatgcgaAAAACGTCGCATCGAActgttacgaataagaacacaaagcgtgttgctgaacactggaaactcggcgcgattctcctctcctcgttgcgccctcgcctataaaccaaaaATTGCCGCAACAAAAGTTGGTGTGTGTAATAACATACTAAGAAGACTACAAATTAGTACCCAAAAAGATTTAATTTAAGATTTGCGCTTTCTCTATTCACTAACATTTTATGACTTTATGTTGTGCTGCTGTTATTCATTTATGATTTCCATTCGGGTTTTGATTATCTTCAATACTGATGATGATGGTGAAGTTAAATTTTGGATAATTATAAAACTTACATTTAGTTGCCTTGAATATGCATTTTCTGGAACCCTTTATGTGACATGGTTGCTTGTTTGTGCATAACAATATTCTGTgtgaatttttatgaatttatcaGCTGGTAGTTTCTTTACTACTTTTATCAAGGGTACACGTCATTTGCAAATGATTGTCAATAATTTGGTGATACCACTGATACAAAAATGTTAATAGgcgttttgatattttatgatTCTCGTTTGTTATGgtttactaatattttattgGCTTCAAAagcatttaatatttaagtcATAAAGTCGTTTTGATGGAAGAATACAATTTGTTCagattattaataaatttctggAACTTTAATTCTTATctttagtaattttatttttttaaattttttatttttataacttatttaattatacattttatttacgatttCCATGGTATGGCAAGATTTGAATTTGACATTTAGGggaaaattttagaattatttgcttattatttgaTTGTGCCACGCAAAGACTTCAGAATAGTGTTTAAAAATTtggataattttatataaatttatttagaactattaaaaacaaataaagaatatatatCCACTCATATTTTATAACACCAAGTAGTGAGAGAGCTTGAAGAAGTTACACGCTTCTCTATCAAACAAAATGGGTTCAAGCCATAGTGTAGAGGTTCCGGGCGGTGGCACTGAGGGATACCATGTATTGAAGGTACAGGATAATTCTCCTGGCCAAAAGGCAGGATTAGAagcttttttcgattttattgtaGCCATAGCTGGAACACGCCTTGATCAGGATAACGACATGTTAAAGGAATTATTGCGTCAAAATGTTGACAAACCTGTAAGATTAACGGTGTACTCAAGTAAAACACAAACAGTGCGTGAACTTACATTAACTCCTAGTAAAAATTGGGGTGGCCAGGGTTTGTTAGGTGTGAGCATACGTTTTTGTTCATTTGAGGGTGCAAATGAAAACGTTTGGCACATTCTCGAAGTACATCCCAATTCACCAGCTGAAATTGCTGGTTTACGTGCATATTCCGATTACGTTATTGGTGCGGATGCTATACGACATGAAAATGATGATTTGTTTACTTTAATCGAATCACATGAACAACAACCGCTTAAAATGTACGTCTACAATATTGATGACGATGCATGTCGTGAGGTAACGATTAAACCAAATTCTAATTGGGGAGGTGAGGGAGCGTTGGGTTGTGGTATTGGTTATGGATATTTACATCGTATCCCAGTACAGGCAGTGGCCTCTGTTATCAAAGCTCCCACTACCATTGAACCCGTACAATCAACGAATACGACAAACACCATACCACCGATTTCGACAAACGTAACACCAGTTATAGCACCTTCGCTGCCTTATGTTCCTCCTTTAACAAACACATTTAAACAACCACAAACTAATGCGCCAACGGATGTTTCAATAGCAAATGTTGATTCTGAGAACATTGCggtttcaacaacaacaacagcttcgCAACAGCCAAGTGTTTTTCAAACATATTTCAATCCAGATGCGATACCCTCAACAGCCAGTAGTGGTTTCGATACTATACATAACACAACTACAACCGAGGCACAACAGATTGGTCAAGCTAACGCGTCTAATATCGCTTCTTCTATTAGCTCCCAATTTCCTGCTCCAGTTGCTGCTCCCAATTCACAATCGTCACAATTCTACGTTTCTAATGTCCCACCACCGGCGAGCTTGTTTATACCCGGAGCTAGTGAACAAACAACGTCAACTGTTGTTGCAGCACCACAGTTGCCGTATGCACAGGCTACATTGCCACCAAATGCACCATACGTTTCAACCGCAACGGTACCAATGTATTCAATGGcaactcaacaacaacaacaatatatgaCTGCACCAGTGGCATTATCATATCCATCTGCCCAAACAGTACCCACTTATCCACAAGTGCAACCAACAGCTGGACTTTATCCGACACAGCCAACACCTATGCCACCACAAATGTATGCCCAACAGTCAGCACCAGAATCGAATGCAACCGTTACCGGCACACCTCAGGCAGCAAATATTCCAACAACAAGCGTGACACACATGCAAGCTATACAACAAACATTTGCGAATTAGTTAAACACAAGGAATCTTATGcagatatattaatttttatgtttgtactaaactttatgtgttttatatatgtatgtatatgttttattcTTTTGCTTATTGTTTATAAAGGTCTACAATATTTACAGTTGTTTGACAGAATGATTAGTAAAATTATGTTAAAGacgaattattaaatttatatatgtaaatggcaATGTGAAAAATAGATTcgaaatcttggaaaatatatTGATTGCTAAATAACTGTATGTAACCAAACAATACATAATATCGGAgttttattaacatttatttaactaCATGTACAAAGTTTTGTATAGAATGAAGTAACAACGATGATCTGTCTCTGTTATAAATAAGAGCATTTTTGCTAGCGTTCCCGCAACTGTCATGGGAACTTATTCTCGACGGAGAAAGCTTTACCACTTCTCTGTAacataatattttcacaatCACCTTAGAAACCTGTagaaaatcataataataaactAAATCGACCAAGCAACGGGGAAAGAAAGTGtcatttgttaaaatttacGATAGAAAAACTTGACTGAGGAACAGAAAACGTGTTGACATGGCTAATTTTGTTTTTCCCGAAGAAATTTCCTATTTTGTTGAGAGTATTCGTCCTTTTCAATTGGTCGATATAGGCAGCTCAAAATGGTTGGATGTTCATGAGATGATTATAAAATTAAGTCAACAAGCAATTCTCGAAGCAAGCGAACATCGTGAGGAGGAAGTGAAAGAGTTTCTTATTTCACGTGACAAGTTGAAGGTGATGGTGTGTTCCATTAACATCTtaaaagatttatatttttaatttatcatgGCAGATACTCATACATGAAGCCTACAGTGTTTTTTTGTGGAAGACTCGTGTCTTACCACACTTAATTGAGATTGACCCCAATCCTCCAGCGACTTTTCTCATCTATACGGTACTATTTCATGAAGCCGCTGTAATTTCTCTATTGGATACATCCCTTTTTCATGTGAGTGCATGCGAAGCATTGCAGGATGCAGCTATTGATTTAGTTGACTATTGCGCACTGGCGGTGGCACAAGTAATAGGCTTAGTTAggtataaataacattttttcactaCTAAGctgtttctgattttttttaaattatttttccgtGGTAAATTAGCATGGGCTATCATGAAAACCAATCCAAACTTGACGTTGACGAGGCTGTATTGACAGAATTAGAACGGCAGAAACGCGATCTGATTTATAAGATTGGTATGCGTTGCATATCAATTTTATGCTACCTTGCAGAACATGCTGATGCAATACCGTTAAGCGCCTCACGTCGCATGGTAGTCACACACGATATACCTTGGCTAATGGCAGATTTGCTATTGTTCCGACCATGGCAAAGACGAACCGACAAAGGCATTCAACGATTTATCGGTATTGGCCATTCATACTGATTTCAAAATAATTCGTAGTAAAATCGTAATTATTATAGATGAAAAATGGATTACAGTTGAGGGCGCCGATATATCGAAGATATCTAAACAAGAGGCGCAGAGTTGGTTCTGCATACAACAATTGCTATTTAACCAATCTTTGATGACATCGTATGAATTAAACGAGGAACGCAGGAAGCATTTATCAAAGGTGACATACTTACATTATGAGTAGTAatcttgtaaaattttgtaaatatttattataaatgcgAAAGTAATTTTAGTGTCAGGCTCTCCTACAAGAAACTCTATTAGACCAAATCCCACCATTGGTTGAGTTAAAGCATTACCTTTGCAATTTAAGTGGTTCTGGAAATCTTAGTGAGAACCAGAAGCATAAAACAAATTTAGTACTTGAAGAATTACCAGAAATACGAGAAAAACTCATAGCTGAAGCAGAACGTATTGGTGGATTTGTTGTCGTAgcacaaaaacaagaagaaatatTTCTGTGCACTGATAAGgataaaatctttgaaatagcTAAACGTTTGAACACTGCTTATAATACAGATTTGCTGGcagaaatcgaagaaaacacTTCAGAAATAGCACAAGCCAGCACTACCGTTGAAAATAAAAGCGTAATAACAAGGAAATGTAAAATGTGTGCCACTAATGCGGTGAAAAAATGCGCCAATTGTAAAAACATTTACTACTGTTCaaagtaatattattaaattttatataactttcatatataatttgtttttttttttttgcagaaaatgTCAACAGGAAGATTGGCCACAACACAAAAGAAATTGCATAAAAGTATAGACACATCACTATGCGTTTAACTAAAAACCACTTTACTAAAtcgcaatttattaaaaaaattctcctTTTCACtttgtagtattttttatttataaaagaactTTACTGCTCAAATAAACACGGCGGCTTTTGTATCTCGTGTTCATTTACTGTCACAAATCactatatttgttgttttttttaaataggatACACACAGTGCGTTTAGCTATTTTGGCGTAAATGCTCCTTCACAACATCCAAAGCAGGTGTCTCCTCACCGAAATCCTTAATGACCACAACAGCACATCCACTGACCTTGCGTGGCTTGCCTTCTTTGTCGATCTTGCACAAACCAGACCATTCACCCAATTTCTTGTGTGAATCAACACGGATAAGAGGGATTTGATGTTCATGGCAGAGTGCGGTAACAAGTTTCTTATAAAGATCTTCATCCATTGAATCAGCAAGGATACACAAAACAGCTTGACGCCTgaacatataaacaaaaaatattaattgcgaatctataaaacaaaaaaaaaacactgctAAAACTTACTTGTCTAAAGCTTTGCAAGCTTGATGAATACCATGCACCAAACCATCAGCAATAAGAGACTTCTTCAGCACTTCTTGTAAGGCGGTATTAATGTCCATTTTGTCTCCAATGACTGGAGCAGCGGAGGGAACATcactattaaaataataatatcatcGAGCACATCAGAACGTGTAAAATCATAATAAATCTTTCCATGCAACATAGTTTCATAAATAATTCTTAAGAAGTAGTAATTAAAATAGCATTGGCTACGCTATTACCGATTCCTAAACTATGGCTTAATAAGTCTTTAAATAAACAATCCCTTTTTAACTTACACATCAACGTCAGCCATTTTTAACTAAATGAGTCGTCTCTGCACTGAAATAAGAGAACAAAAAATGCCTTATAAGTATGATGCACttcattaaataca
This genomic stretch from Bactrocera dorsalis isolate Fly_Bdor chromosome 5, ASM2337382v1, whole genome shotgun sequence harbors:
- the LOC105224262 gene encoding Golgi reassembly-stacking protein 2, giving the protein MGSSHSVEVPGGGTEGYHVLKVQDNSPGQKAGLEAFFDFIVAIAGTRLDQDNDMLKELLRQNVDKPVRLTVYSSKTQTVRELTLTPSKNWGGQGLLGVSIRFCSFEGANENVWHILEVHPNSPAEIAGLRAYSDYVIGADAIRHENDDLFTLIESHEQQPLKMYVYNIDDDACREVTIKPNSNWGGEGALGCGIGYGYLHRIPVQAVASVIKAPTTIEPVQSTNTTNTIPPISTNVTPVIAPSLPYVPPLTNTFKQPQTNAPTDVSIANVDSENIAVSTTTTASQQPSVFQTYFNPDAIPSTASSGFDTIHNTTTTEAQQIGQANASNIASSISSQFPAPVAAPNSQSSQFYVSNVPPPASLFIPGASEQTTSTVVAAPQLPYAQATLPPNAPYVSTATVPMYSMATQQQQQYMTAPVALSYPSAQTVPTYPQVQPTAGLYPTQPTPMPPQMYAQQSAPESNATVTGTPQAANIPTTSVTHMQAIQQTFAN
- the LOC105224264 gene encoding zinc finger MYND domain-containing protein 10 homolog — protein: MANFVFPEEISYFVESIRPFQLVDIGSSKWLDVHEMIIKLSQQAILEASEHREEEVKEFLISRDKLKILIHEAYSVFLWKTRVLPHLIEIDPNPPATFLIYTVLFHEAAVISLLDTSLFHVSACEALQDAAIDLVDYCALAVAQVIGLVSMGYHENQSKLDVDEAVLTELERQKRDLIYKIGMRCISILCYLAEHADAIPLSASRRMVVTHDIPWLMADLLLFRPWQRRTDKGIQRFIDEKWITVEGADISKISKQEAQSWFCIQQLLFNQSLMTSYELNEERRKHLSKCQALLQETLLDQIPPLVELKHYLCNLSGSGNLSENQKHKTNLVLEELPEIREKLIAEAERIGGFVVVAQKQEEIFLCTDKDKIFEIAKRLNTAYNTDLLAEIEENTSEIAQASTTVENKSVITRKCKMCATNAVKKCANCKNIYYCSKKCQQEDWPQHKRNCIKV
- the LOC105224263 gene encoding 40S ribosomal protein S12 is translated as MADVDVDVPSAAPVIGDKMDINTALQEVLKKSLIADGLVHGIHQACKALDKRQAVLCILADSMDEDLYKKLVTALCHEHQIPLIRVDSHKKLGEWSGLCKIDKEGKPRKVSGCAVVVIKDFGEETPALDVVKEHLRQNS